The following are from one region of the Sulfurimicrobium lacus genome:
- the rpiA gene encoding ribose-5-phosphate isomerase RpiA yields the protein MTQDELKQAVARAAIEHVPSGIIGVGTGSTANFFIDELAKIKHKLDGAVASSEATAQRLRKHGIEVLDLNSVSELSVYVDGADEITRHMHMTKGGGGALTREKIVAACSRKFVCIADGTKLVDLLGKFPLPVEVIPMARSYVARQLTKLGGQPVLRQGFTTDNGNVILDVHNMQIMNPVELETAINQITGVVTNGLFACRPADVLLLGTPEGVRTLTAQ from the coding sequence ATGACTCAAGACGAATTGAAACAGGCCGTGGCGCGTGCCGCGATCGAACACGTACCCAGCGGCATTATCGGCGTCGGCACCGGCTCGACCGCCAACTTTTTCATCGACGAACTGGCCAAGATCAAGCACAAACTGGATGGCGCCGTCGCCAGCTCCGAAGCGACCGCGCAGCGCCTGCGCAAGCACGGCATCGAGGTACTCGACCTCAACAGCGTGAGCGAACTCTCGGTTTACGTCGACGGCGCGGACGAGATCACCCGCCACATGCACATGACCAAGGGCGGCGGCGGCGCGCTGACACGCGAAAAAATCGTCGCCGCTTGCAGCAGGAAGTTCGTCTGCATCGCCGACGGCACCAAGCTGGTGGACTTGCTGGGCAAGTTCCCCCTGCCGGTGGAAGTGATTCCCATGGCACGCAGCTATGTCGCGCGCCAGCTCACCAAGCTCGGCGGCCAGCCGGTGCTGCGCCAGGGCTTCACCACCGACAACGGCAACGTCATTCTGGACGTGCACAACATGCAGATCATGAACCCGGTGGAACTCGAAACGGCCATCAACCAGATCACCGGCGTGGTCACCAACGGCCTGTTCGCCTGCCGCCCTGCTGACGTGCTGCTGCTCGGTACGCCAGAAGGCGTGAGAACCCTGACCGCGCAGTAG
- the ilvA gene encoding threonine ammonia-lyase, biosynthetic encodes MPTDYLEKILTARVYDVAIESPLEEAPNLSRRLGNTILLKREDMQPVFSFKLRGAYNKMAQLPRAVLKRGVIAASAGNHAQGVALAAQRLKCEAVIVMPATTPNIKVNAVVARGAQVVLHGDSYSDAYVHAMELAKEKKLTFIHPYDDPEVIAGQGTVGMEILRQHGGPIHAIFVPVGGGGLIAGVAAYVKRLRPDIKIIGVEPVDADAMYQSLRQKKRVTLAQVGIFADGVAVKQVGEETFRLCQQLVDEVILVDTDAICAAIKDVFEDTRSILEPAGALSIAGAKMYAKQHKLKNKNLVAIASGANMNFDRLHHVAERAELGEQREGILAVTIPERPGSFKEFCALLGPRAITEFNYRFSDPGQAHVFVGVQVHNRSEMDKLLAALKHREIAAVDLSDNEMAKLHVRHLVGGHAPLVKDEMVFRFEFPERPGALLNFLNSMSHSWNISLFHYRNHGTDYGRVLVGIQVPPQDKQAFKDFLDKLGYPYWDENDNPAYKLFLG; translated from the coding sequence ATGCCAACCGATTATTTGGAAAAAATCCTCACCGCCCGCGTTTACGACGTGGCCATCGAAAGCCCGCTGGAAGAAGCGCCCAACCTTTCACGCCGTCTCGGCAATACCATCCTGCTCAAACGGGAAGACATGCAGCCGGTGTTTTCGTTCAAGTTGCGTGGCGCCTACAACAAGATGGCGCAGCTGCCGCGCGCCGTCCTCAAGCGCGGCGTGATCGCAGCATCTGCCGGCAACCACGCGCAGGGCGTGGCACTGGCGGCGCAGCGGCTGAAGTGCGAGGCGGTCATCGTGATGCCTGCCACCACCCCCAACATCAAGGTCAACGCCGTGGTGGCGCGCGGCGCTCAGGTGGTGCTGCATGGCGATTCCTACAGCGACGCCTACGTCCATGCAATGGAACTGGCGAAAGAAAAGAAGCTCACCTTCATTCATCCCTACGACGACCCCGAGGTGATCGCCGGACAGGGGACCGTCGGTATGGAAATCCTGCGCCAGCACGGCGGGCCGATCCACGCGATCTTCGTGCCGGTCGGCGGCGGCGGGCTGATCGCCGGCGTGGCCGCTTACGTCAAGCGCCTGCGCCCGGACATCAAGATCATCGGTGTCGAGCCGGTGGACGCCGACGCCATGTACCAGTCCCTGCGCCAGAAGAAGCGCGTGACGTTGGCCCAGGTGGGGATTTTCGCCGACGGCGTGGCGGTGAAGCAGGTCGGCGAGGAAACTTTCCGCCTCTGCCAGCAACTGGTGGACGAGGTGATCCTGGTCGACACCGACGCGATCTGCGCCGCCATCAAGGACGTGTTCGAGGACACGCGCTCGATCCTCGAGCCGGCCGGCGCGCTGTCCATCGCCGGCGCGAAAATGTACGCCAAGCAGCACAAGCTCAAGAACAAGAACCTGGTGGCCATCGCCTCCGGCGCCAACATGAACTTCGACCGCCTGCACCACGTGGCCGAGCGCGCCGAACTGGGCGAACAGCGTGAAGGCATACTGGCGGTCACCATCCCCGAGCGGCCGGGCAGCTTCAAGGAATTCTGTGCTCTGCTCGGCCCGCGCGCCATCACCGAGTTCAATTACCGCTTCTCCGACCCCGGCCAGGCCCACGTTTTCGTCGGCGTGCAGGTGCATAACCGCAGCGAGATGGACAAGCTGCTGGCGGCGCTGAAGCACAGGGAGATCGCGGCAGTCGACCTGTCCGACAACGAAATGGCCAAGCTGCACGTGCGCCACCTGGTCGGCGGCCACGCCCCGCTGGTGAAGGACGAAATGGTGTTCCGCTTCGAGTTTCCCGAGCGCCCCGGCGCGCTGCTGAATTTCCTCAACAGCATGAGCCACAGCTGGAACATCAGCCTGTTCCACTACCGCAACCACGGCACGGACTACGGCCGGGTGCTGGTAGGCATCCAGGTGCCGCCGCAGGACAAGCAGGCGTTCAAGGACTTTCTCGACAAGCTCGGCTACCCCTATTGGGACGAGAACGACAACCCGGCGTATAAGCTCTTCCTCGGCTGA
- a CDS encoding sulfite exporter TauE/SafE family protein, protein MEFWLLYLLTGVFAGFLAGLLGVGGGLVIVPVLTFIFTAQHFPHEHMLHVALGTSLASILFTSLSSLRAHHAHGAVNWPVVRGIAPGIVAGTLLGTVLAAQLSTNFLKVFFVVFVYYVAAQMLLNIKPKPARQLPGPGGMFGAGSVIGGVSSLVGIGGGTLSVPFMTWCNIKLHQAIGTSAAIGFPIAAAGALGYVVNGLGAAGLPQYSLGFIYLPALAGLVFASVLTAPFGARMAHRLPVPQLKKVFAALLIVLGTRMLTSLF, encoded by the coding sequence ATGGAATTCTGGCTGCTGTACCTGCTGACCGGCGTTTTCGCCGGTTTTCTGGCCGGTTTGCTGGGGGTGGGCGGCGGGCTGGTGATCGTGCCGGTGCTGACCTTCATCTTCACCGCCCAGCACTTCCCGCATGAGCACATGCTGCACGTTGCGCTGGGCACGTCGCTGGCCAGCATCCTGTTCACCTCGCTCTCCAGCCTGCGCGCCCATCATGCCCATGGCGCGGTGAACTGGCCGGTAGTGCGCGGCATCGCGCCCGGCATCGTCGCCGGCACCCTGCTGGGAACCGTGCTGGCCGCCCAGCTCTCGACCAATTTCCTCAAGGTTTTTTTCGTGGTGTTCGTCTACTACGTCGCCGCCCAGATGCTGCTCAACATCAAGCCCAAACCCGCGCGCCAGTTGCCCGGCCCGGGCGGAATGTTCGGCGCGGGGAGCGTGATCGGTGGCGTTTCCAGCCTGGTGGGGATCGGCGGCGGCACGCTGTCGGTTCCGTTCATGACCTGGTGCAACATCAAACTGCACCAGGCCATCGGCACCTCGGCCGCCATCGGCTTCCCCATTGCCGCCGCGGGGGCGCTCGGCTACGTCGTCAACGGTCTGGGTGCCGCCGGCCTGCCGCAATACAGCCTGGGCTTCATCTACCTGCCGGCCCTCGCCGGCCTGGTGTTCGCCAGCGTCCTGACCGCGCCGTTCGGCGCAAGGATGGCTCATCGCTTGCCGGTGCCGCAGCTCAAAAAAGTGTTCGCCGCGCTGCTGATCGTGCTGGGCACGCGCATGCTGACAAGCTTGTTTTAA
- the ppx gene encoding exopolyphosphatase → MRAYSTIAAVDLGSNSFRLQVARVVGNQVYPLDSLKEPVRLGAGLTPDKYLDDESQQRALACLKIFSERLRGLPREAVRAVGTNTFRVAKNAPAFLDAAQAALGFPIEIVAGKEEARLIYLGVSHGLPVSEEQRLVVDIGGGSTEFIIGSGYQPQQMESLYMGCVSFSRRFFPDGKIGRNDLLQAELAARSEILTIAADFSAGHWQHAVGSSGSARALAEILEQNGLSASGITRDGLARLRALLLKAGDVKLLQLAGLVPDRVPVLAGGFAIMNSIFTELGIEHMDVATGALREGVLYDLIGRFHKHDMREATVREFMRRYHVDPPQAGRVQVLASTLFDQIAHKLDGTIANPRLQLAWAARLHEIGISIAHTGYHRHSAYILANADMPGFSRLEQEQLSLLARAHRGALSKLLSLVLNPSEWPLILVLRLAVLLCRSRSDVELPPMKLKFGSSGFSLTLNREWLEHNPLTRALLEDESKEWKSIGISFALKTGKAL, encoded by the coding sequence ATGCGAGCGTACTCCACCATCGCCGCAGTCGACCTCGGCTCCAACAGTTTCAGGCTGCAGGTCGCGCGCGTGGTGGGTAACCAGGTCTACCCGCTCGACTCGCTCAAGGAACCGGTCCGTCTCGGCGCCGGCCTGACGCCGGACAAATACCTCGACGACGAATCGCAGCAGCGCGCGCTGGCCTGCCTCAAGATTTTTTCCGAGCGTCTGCGCGGCCTGCCACGCGAGGCGGTGCGCGCTGTCGGCACCAACACCTTCCGCGTGGCAAAAAACGCGCCCGCCTTTCTGGACGCGGCACAAGCGGCGCTCGGCTTCCCCATTGAAATCGTCGCCGGCAAGGAAGAAGCCCGCCTGATCTACCTCGGCGTTTCCCACGGACTGCCCGTTTCGGAGGAACAACGCCTGGTGGTGGATATCGGCGGCGGCTCGACCGAATTCATCATCGGCTCGGGATACCAGCCGCAGCAGATGGAAAGCCTGTACATGGGCTGCGTCAGCTTCAGCCGGCGCTTTTTCCCCGACGGAAAGATCGGCAGAAACGACCTGTTGCAGGCCGAACTGGCGGCACGCAGCGAAATCCTCACCATCGCCGCGGACTTTTCCGCCGGACACTGGCAACATGCGGTCGGCTCCTCGGGTTCAGCGCGCGCCCTGGCTGAAATCCTGGAACAGAACGGGCTGTCCGCATCCGGCATCACACGCGATGGCCTGGCCAGACTGCGCGCGCTGCTGCTCAAGGCCGGGGATGTTAAGCTGCTGCAACTGGCGGGCCTGGTGCCCGACCGGGTGCCGGTACTGGCCGGCGGTTTTGCCATCATGAACAGCATCTTCACCGAACTCGGCATCGAGCACATGGATGTGGCCACCGGCGCGCTGCGCGAAGGCGTGCTGTACGACCTGATCGGCCGCTTCCACAAACATGACATGCGCGAAGCCACGGTGCGCGAATTCATGCGCCGCTATCACGTCGACCCGCCCCAGGCGGGACGGGTGCAGGTACTGGCGAGCACGCTGTTCGATCAGATCGCGCACAAGCTGGACGGCACGATCGCCAATCCTAGGCTCCAGCTGGCGTGGGCGGCACGGCTGCACGAGATCGGCATTTCCATCGCCCACACCGGCTATCACCGCCACTCTGCCTACATTCTCGCCAACGCCGACATGCCCGGTTTTTCCCGCCTTGAGCAGGAGCAATTGAGCCTGCTGGCGCGCGCTCACCGCGGCGCCCTGAGCAAACTGCTGAGTTTGGTTTTGAACCCGAGCGAATGGCCGCTGATCCTGGTGTTGCGCCTCGCGGTGCTGCTTTGTCGCAGCCGCAGCGACGTCGAGCTGCCGCCGATGAAGCTCAAATTCGGCAGCAGCGGCTTTTCGCTCACCCTGAATCGCGAATGGCTGGAACACAATCCCCTGACCCGCGCCCTGCTCGAAGACGAAAGCAAGGAGTGGAAGTCTATCGGCATTTCTTTTGCGCTCAAGACAGGCAAGGCGCTGTAG
- the hypE gene encoding hydrogenase expression/formation protein HypE: protein MSKVRRRFISSLDLQHGHVSMAHGSGGRAMAELVEELFLAAFDNEHLRPLSDHACFTPPPGRLAIATDSHVVTPLFFPGGDIGSLSVHSAINNVAMAGALPLYLTAGFILEEGFPLADLKRIVDSMAAAARAADVSIVSGDTKVVERGKADGVFINTTGVGVVPEGVDISGNRAQAGDKILINGFIGDHGMALMAQREKLKFETPLLSDSAALHDLVAAMLAAVPDIHCLRDPTRGGVAAALNELARQSRVGMLVRESALPIREAVSATCELLDFDPLYVANAGKLLVICPADAAETLLAAMRGHPLGEHAAIIGDVTADSHAFVQRESAFGVRRMVDWLSGEQLPRIC, encoded by the coding sequence ATGAGCAAGGTGCGGCGGCGCTTCATCAGCTCGCTGGACCTGCAGCACGGCCATGTCAGCATGGCCCACGGCAGCGGCGGGCGCGCCATGGCGGAACTGGTCGAGGAGCTCTTTCTGGCCGCGTTCGACAACGAGCACCTGCGCCCCCTGAGCGATCATGCCTGCTTTACCCCGCCCCCGGGCCGCCTGGCCATCGCCACCGACAGCCACGTGGTGACCCCGCTGTTCTTCCCCGGCGGCGACATCGGCAGCCTGTCGGTACACAGCGCCATCAACAATGTCGCCATGGCAGGTGCGCTACCGCTTTACCTCACCGCCGGATTCATCCTGGAAGAAGGCTTCCCCCTCGCCGACCTCAAGCGCATCGTCGATTCCATGGCGGCCGCTGCCCGCGCTGCCGACGTGTCCATCGTCAGCGGCGACACCAAGGTGGTGGAACGCGGCAAGGCGGACGGCGTGTTCATCAACACCACGGGCGTCGGGGTGGTGCCGGAGGGGGTGGATATTTCCGGCAATCGCGCCCAGGCGGGCGACAAAATACTGATCAACGGCTTCATCGGCGACCACGGCATGGCGCTCATGGCGCAACGCGAGAAGCTGAAATTCGAGACCCCTCTCCTGTCCGATTCCGCTGCGCTGCATGACCTGGTCGCCGCGATGCTGGCCGCAGTACCGGACATTCACTGCCTGCGCGACCCGACGCGGGGCGGCGTGGCCGCTGCGCTCAACGAACTGGCGCGCCAGTCGCGCGTCGGCATGCTCGTCCGCGAAAGCGCCCTGCCGATTCGGGAAGCCGTGAGCGCGACCTGCGAACTCCTCGACTTCGACCCGCTTTACGTCGCCAACGCCGGCAAACTGCTGGTGATCTGCCCGGCGGATGCGGCGGAAACGCTGCTGGCTGCAATGCGCGGCCACCCGTTGGGGGAGCATGCCGCGATCATCGGCGACGTGACGGCAGACTCGCACGCTTTCGTGCAGCGGGAATCGGCTTTCGGCGTCAGGCGCATGGTGGACTGGCTCAGCGGAGAACAGTTGCCGCGGATTTGTTGA
- a CDS encoding LPP20 family lipoprotein, protein MPQIFGTSSTPKQQTVVMRPVTLTAIGYGATIPNSNYTEGQKRLMAMRASKLDAYRALAEQVYGVRITSNSTIAGLAAQHDSFRAYVDAYIRGAKIVTVTPMADGNYETVLELELNEQFYQTVNQPQSQPIPQQQGSLERPPKAEAPITVATAQNCGGKTGTTTGCGNAANFYHAE, encoded by the coding sequence TTGCCCCAGATTTTCGGCACTTCCTCCACGCCAAAACAGCAAACCGTCGTGATGCGCCCGGTCACGCTGACCGCCATCGGCTACGGCGCCACCATCCCCAACAGCAACTATACCGAAGGGCAAAAACGCCTGATGGCGATGCGCGCTTCCAAGCTCGATGCCTACCGGGCACTGGCAGAACAGGTTTACGGCGTCAGGATCACCAGCAACAGCACGATCGCCGGTCTGGCCGCGCAGCACGACAGCTTCCGCGCATATGTGGACGCTTACATCCGTGGCGCGAAAATCGTCACGGTGACGCCGATGGCGGACGGAAATTACGAAACGGTGCTGGAGCTCGAACTCAACGAGCAGTTTTATCAAACCGTGAACCAGCCTCAAAGCCAGCCGATACCTCAACAGCAAGGCAGCCTTGAAAGACCGCCAAAGGCCGAAGCACCGATAACCGTTGCCACGGCACAGAACTGCGGCGGCAAGACTGGCACCACCACAGGCTGCGGCAATGCGGCAAACTTCTATCACGCGGAATAA
- a CDS encoding TonB-dependent receptor plug domain-containing protein, with the protein MDKLPLSGPRILASAFLLWALPGQAEENNTSADYYFQEFPVVLTASRLSQPLSEAPSAMTVIDREMIKASGFRTVPDLMRLVPGMYVGFADANRPVVSFHGATDEFSRRMQILIDGRSAYLPPFGGVNWADLPLQIEDIERIEVVRGPSSASHGTNSFYGVINIITRDALSQVGGSVSLTGGDASDVSARFGKVGEQFDYRLSLGYRSDQGIDNAILNDHNTTRLFNFRGNYHPNATDSLDVQLGSSDGVYGLGIAGRPEDAFRDTTSQSRFLQTSWLHVWPASSESKLTYSYTERSSVDPYLCIDSATCQGNNLPAVPIAQGFTRQEVYSQRNELELQNTHQLSGSNRLVWGARTRSDHAHYPLYMGRPYTVNSWQVFAHDEWRITPAAVLNIGTMLEDNGMGSKNSSPRASLNYHFTPQHTVRVGVSTATRSPAMGEVYMDAQNTILGGAYVPPVTPLKPEKIVSKEVGYLGEFHSLGVTVDVRAYVDQVTDMIFVDKYPLLTPADSFKNMISAEYKGVEATLKYHWNQNRSFLLANYAHQRASISFGNYPTQYFSTVPDPYDPVTYSSVGDRVRRFYQTELLDQFSQTVPTDSASLLLSHQFAENWQFSAGYYWRNPVRVINVSPDVTRENTMRRLDFRIAKTFKFDQGRNAELALVVQNATQNNYTKYGTVNEAANVFFMRRSWLTATVNF; encoded by the coding sequence ATGGACAAACTGCCTCTGTCTGGCCCCAGGATACTGGCTTCGGCGTTCTTGCTGTGGGCGTTGCCTGGCCAAGCCGAAGAAAACAATACTTCCGCAGACTACTATTTCCAGGAGTTTCCCGTCGTTCTGACCGCGTCCCGTTTGTCGCAACCGCTGTCCGAAGCGCCTAGCGCGATGACGGTCATCGACAGGGAGATGATCAAGGCATCGGGTTTCCGCACCGTGCCCGATCTGATGCGCCTGGTGCCCGGGATGTATGTGGGCTTTGCCGATGCGAATCGTCCGGTGGTTTCTTTTCATGGCGCGACGGATGAATTCTCGCGCCGCATGCAAATACTGATCGATGGCCGCAGTGCCTATTTGCCCCCCTTTGGCGGCGTGAACTGGGCCGACCTCCCGCTCCAGATCGAAGACATCGAACGCATCGAAGTCGTGCGCGGGCCGTCTTCGGCTTCGCATGGCACCAATTCTTTTTACGGTGTGATCAATATCATCACGCGCGATGCGCTCAGTCAGGTCGGCGGCAGCGTGTCGCTGACGGGTGGCGACGCTTCCGATGTCTCAGCCAGATTCGGCAAAGTCGGGGAGCAATTCGACTATCGCCTGTCGCTAGGCTATCGTTCCGACCAGGGAATCGATAACGCCATCTTGAACGATCACAACACGACGCGCTTGTTCAATTTCCGCGGCAACTATCATCCGAATGCGACAGATAGTCTCGACGTGCAACTGGGCAGTAGCGATGGCGTGTACGGCCTGGGTATCGCCGGCAGACCGGAGGACGCATTCCGCGACACCACGTCGCAGAGCCGTTTCCTGCAAACCAGCTGGCTGCACGTTTGGCCGGCAAGCAGCGAGAGCAAGCTGACCTATTCCTACACCGAGCGCAGTTCAGTGGATCCCTACCTGTGCATCGATTCGGCAACGTGTCAGGGGAATAACCTGCCCGCAGTCCCCATCGCTCAGGGCTTTACCCGGCAGGAAGTGTATAGCCAGCGCAACGAGCTGGAATTGCAGAACACCCATCAGCTGAGCGGTAGCAATCGCCTGGTGTGGGGCGCAAGGACGCGCAGCGATCACGCTCACTATCCCTTGTATATGGGGCGCCCTTATACCGTGAATTCGTGGCAGGTATTCGCCCACGATGAATGGCGCATCACCCCGGCGGCGGTTCTGAATATCGGCACCATGCTCGAAGACAACGGCATGGGGAGTAAAAACAGCTCGCCGCGCGCGTCTCTGAACTACCATTTCACGCCCCAGCACACGGTGCGCGTGGGAGTTTCCACCGCCACGCGCAGCCCGGCGATGGGCGAGGTGTATATGGATGCGCAGAACACGATTCTCGGCGGCGCCTACGTGCCACCCGTCACGCCGCTCAAACCGGAAAAAATCGTCTCGAAAGAGGTGGGTTATCTCGGGGAGTTCCATTCGCTGGGAGTGACCGTGGATGTGCGGGCATATGTAGACCAGGTGACGGATATGATCTTTGTCGATAAATATCCCCTGCTGACCCCCGCAGACAGCTTCAAGAACATGATTTCGGCCGAGTACAAGGGCGTGGAAGCAACGCTCAAGTACCACTGGAATCAAAACCGCAGCTTTCTGTTGGCCAATTACGCGCACCAGCGGGCTTCGATCAGTTTCGGCAATTACCCCACGCAATATTTCAGCACCGTCCCCGATCCGTATGACCCGGTCACCTATTCCTCGGTCGGCGATCGCGTAAGGCGCTTTTATCAGACCGAGCTGCTCGACCAGTTTTCCCAGACCGTCCCGACGGATAGCGCCAGTCTCCTGCTGTCGCATCAATTTGCAGAAAATTGGCAATTCAGCGCCGGGTATTATTGGCGCAATCCGGTGCGCGTGATCAACGTCAGCCCGGACGTGACGCGCGAAAACACGATGCGCAGGCTCGATTTCCGTATTGCGAAAACCTTCAAGTTCGACCAGGGGCGCAACGCGGAACTGGCATTGGTGGTGCAAAATGCGACGCAAAACAATTACACGAAATATGGCACGGTCAATGAGGCAGCCAATGTTTTCTTCATGCGGCGCAGTTGGTTGACGGCAACCGTGAATTTCTAG
- a CDS encoding flagellar assembly protein T N-terminal domain-containing protein, which yields MKLGLLALAVLLISSAATAQSIETEGIAALDAGGMEQARQEAIQDALQQAAMSAAAQVEASSDMDSSGRLQESVRVTPAASISSHTVLQEWSADGLLHVRIRAEVQPQEEKTAPTRAGQKAVARTPNFKKKIAVTRFQVVNSLQVEDISNIWDGYPLELLRRLELLGNVLPVNNISSLLSAGSEPIIDSPANREMIRRIAEQTGSQFVISGVILDAGFGGGTIRPYWGWQGKESGSRSELALPWPNLAVGLKPGPSERRLEVEIFIHDGLSGALIARHRASAEAGGRVTVGRDKPFASAAFFATPFGHVAERLIDTQVEAVSNDLACLPFMASIVRIQGKKVFLDAGGTSGLAPGDRLTVYRKNTNAPISSLSGTTTLGIPETSATTVTLREVQPLFALGELAADPAKVNVQIGDVARFEAARAGK from the coding sequence TTGAAACTCGGGCTCTTAGCCCTTGCTGTGCTGCTCATTTCCAGCGCGGCAACGGCACAATCCATTGAAACCGAAGGCATCGCCGCGCTTGACGCCGGCGGCATGGAGCAGGCACGCCAGGAAGCCATTCAGGATGCCCTGCAGCAAGCCGCCATGAGTGCCGCCGCACAGGTCGAAGCCAGCAGCGACATGGACTCCTCCGGCAGGCTGCAGGAAAGCGTGCGCGTCACGCCAGCGGCAAGCATATCTAGCCACACGGTATTGCAGGAATGGAGCGCGGACGGGCTGTTGCACGTCCGGATACGCGCAGAAGTCCAGCCTCAGGAAGAAAAAACCGCGCCGACAAGGGCGGGCCAGAAAGCAGTCGCCCGAACACCAAATTTCAAGAAAAAAATCGCCGTCACCCGCTTCCAGGTGGTCAATTCGCTCCAGGTGGAGGACATTTCCAATATTTGGGATGGCTATCCCCTCGAATTGCTGCGCCGCCTGGAACTGCTCGGGAACGTACTGCCGGTCAATAACATATCTTCGCTGCTGTCGGCCGGCAGTGAGCCCATCATCGACTCTCCCGCCAACCGGGAAATGATCCGCCGCATCGCCGAGCAGACCGGAAGCCAGTTCGTGATTTCGGGCGTGATTCTCGACGCCGGCTTCGGTGGCGGAACCATCCGGCCTTATTGGGGTTGGCAAGGCAAGGAAAGCGGCAGCCGCTCCGAACTCGCCCTGCCTTGGCCGAACCTTGCCGTCGGTCTCAAGCCAGGTCCGTCGGAGCGTCGTCTGGAAGTGGAAATATTCATCCATGACGGGCTCAGCGGCGCCCTGATTGCACGCCACCGCGCCAGCGCCGAAGCTGGCGGGCGTGTGACGGTGGGACGCGATAAACCCTTCGCCAGCGCCGCCTTCTTCGCCACCCCCTTTGGCCATGTGGCCGAACGCCTCATCGACACCCAGGTCGAGGCCGTCAGCAACGATCTGGCCTGCCTGCCGTTCATGGCAAGCATCGTGCGCATCCAGGGGAAAAAAGTCTTTCTCGACGCCGGCGGCACTTCCGGGCTGGCGCCCGGAGACAGGCTGACGGTGTATCGCAAGAACACGAACGCACCGATCAGCAGCCTTTCCGGCACCACCACCCTGGGCATTCCGGAAACGTCCGCCACCACCGTCACCCTGCGCGAGGTGCAACCCTTGTTCGCGCTCGGGGAACTGGCTGCAGACCCGGCCAAGGTGAATGTGCAGATTGGGGATGTCGCGCGCTTCGAAGCGGCACGCGCCGGAAAGTAA
- the phoU gene encoding phosphate signaling complex protein PhoU yields the protein MAQEHIFKQMDADLEEVRSRVLQMGGMVEEQITKSIEALTSGNLELADEVIANDHRVNALEMLIDGECTQIIARRQPTAGDLRLIMTVERAITDLERIGDKAEKIARMAKKIHGADRISVPRFSEIRHMSEMVLEMLRTALDAFARLDTTAAAQLKRQDVEVDDEFDAVLRHLITFMMEDPRMITTAIDILFAAKAVERVGDHAKNIAGYVVYMAKGKDVRHASMEEMEREIEQ from the coding sequence ATGGCCCAGGAACACATATTCAAACAAATGGACGCCGACCTGGAAGAGGTTCGTTCGCGCGTACTGCAAATGGGCGGCATGGTGGAAGAACAGATCACCAAGTCGATCGAGGCCCTGACCAGTGGCAACCTGGAACTGGCCGATGAAGTGATCGCCAACGACCACCGCGTCAACGCCCTGGAAATGCTGATCGACGGCGAATGCACCCAGATCATCGCGCGCCGCCAGCCGACAGCCGGCGACTTGCGCCTGATCATGACGGTCGAGCGCGCCATTACCGACCTGGAAAGAATCGGCGACAAGGCGGAAAAAATCGCGCGCATGGCTAAAAAGATTCACGGCGCCGACCGCATTTCCGTCCCCCGCTTCTCCGAAATCAGGCACATGAGCGAAATGGTGCTGGAAATGCTGCGCACCGCGCTGGACGCCTTTGCCCGTCTCGACACCACAGCCGCCGCCCAGCTGAAGCGCCAGGACGTGGAAGTGGACGACGAATTCGACGCGGTACTGCGCCACCTGATCACCTTCATGATGGAAGATCCGCGCATGATCACCACGGCCATCGACATCCTGTTCGCCGCCAAGGCGGTGGAGCGCGTGGGCGACCATGCCAAGAACATCGCCGGCTACGTGGTCTACATGGCCAAGGGCAAGGATGTCCGTCACGCCAGCATGGAAGAGATGGAACGCGAAATCGAGCAGTAA